In Neobacillus endophyticus, a single window of DNA contains:
- a CDS encoding alkene reductase, whose product MDKLWSKIKIGNLELPHRLAMAPMTRSRAQEDGTPGELSSLYYAQRASMGLIISEGTQPSDDGQGYLWSPGIYNEKHIEGWKKVTDAVHESGGFMYIQLMHVGRMSHPDNTPHHRQAVAPSAIAPGVEMFTAKGMQEIPVPRELSEEDIQATIADFRKAASAAIEAGADGVEIHGANGYLIHQFIGENSNKRTDKYGGSIENRARFAIEITKAIVEEIGAERTGFRISPGVPLGGIEEGEQGPEVYLHLVKELAHFNLAYLHVMHVGNETLLQEIRSIWSNPLLVNRAGRALEDISVDIDNGVADMVPVGVWSLANPDLVERLKKGFPLNEADRTTFFGGNGSLGYTDYPMMKELKSQEG is encoded by the coding sequence ATGGATAAATTGTGGAGCAAAATAAAAATTGGAAATTTGGAATTACCTCATCGTTTAGCGATGGCACCAATGACACGTAGTAGGGCGCAAGAAGATGGTACTCCAGGAGAACTAAGTTCCCTTTATTATGCTCAAAGAGCATCTATGGGATTAATTATTAGTGAAGGTACACAACCTTCTGATGATGGACAAGGTTACTTATGGTCACCTGGTATCTATAATGAAAAGCATATTGAAGGGTGGAAAAAGGTTACGGATGCTGTGCATGAATCAGGTGGATTTATGTATATCCAATTAATGCATGTCGGTCGTATGTCGCACCCTGACAATACACCACATCATCGTCAAGCAGTTGCACCATCTGCGATTGCACCTGGAGTAGAAATGTTTACTGCTAAAGGGATGCAGGAAATACCCGTTCCACGTGAGTTAAGTGAAGAAGATATTCAAGCGACAATTGCAGACTTCCGAAAAGCAGCATCTGCAGCTATTGAAGCAGGAGCTGATGGTGTTGAAATTCATGGAGCAAATGGTTATCTAATTCATCAATTTATCGGAGAAAATTCTAATAAACGAACGGATAAATACGGTGGATCAATAGAGAATCGTGCTCGCTTTGCTATCGAAATAACGAAAGCAATCGTTGAAGAAATTGGAGCAGAAAGAACGGGCTTTCGTATCTCACCAGGGGTACCTCTTGGTGGAATTGAAGAAGGTGAACAGGGTCCTGAAGTTTATCTCCATCTTGTAAAAGAATTAGCTCATTTCAATTTGGCTTACCTTCATGTTATGCATGTAGGAAACGAAACACTGCTCCAAGAAATTCGTTCAATTTGGTCCAATCCATTATTAGTCAATCGAGCTGGTCGAGCTCTAGAAGATATTAGTGTAGATATTGATAATGGCGTTGCTGATATGGTACCAGTCGGTGTATGGTCATTAGCTAATCCGGATTTAGTAGAACGTCTCAAAAAAGGGTTTCCTTTGAATGAAGCAGACCGTACAACATTCTTTGGTGGTAACGGAAGCTTGGGTTATACGGATTATCCTATGATGAAAGAATTAAAATCTCAAGAGGGGTAA
- a CDS encoding TetR/AcrR family transcriptional regulator, which yields MARSKEFEENVVLDKAMKLFWEQGYEKTSMTDLVEHMGIHRRSLYDTFGDKHTLFLKAMDRFRDKVSAELTGEVKRSKNAAEALQFIFSFMIYGEENSPSGCLMVNSAVELAMRDADVDSKSTESFTLSEQLLKDIIVWGQEEGEFTSEYDAGVLAEHLHTVCVGLRVMTRTSIPKEKLHRIANLSIKLLDK from the coding sequence ATGGCAAGAAGTAAAGAATTCGAAGAGAACGTAGTATTAGACAAGGCGATGAAGCTCTTTTGGGAACAAGGTTATGAGAAGACATCCATGACCGATCTGGTTGAGCATATGGGAATCCACCGCAGAAGTTTGTATGATACATTTGGCGACAAACATACGCTGTTTTTGAAAGCTATGGATCGATTTCGCGATAAAGTCAGTGCTGAGCTTACTGGAGAAGTTAAACGCTCCAAGAATGCAGCGGAGGCTCTTCAGTTTATTTTTAGTTTCATGATATATGGTGAAGAAAACTCTCCTTCAGGCTGTTTAATGGTGAATTCGGCGGTGGAATTGGCAATGCGCGATGCTGATGTGGATTCAAAGTCCACTGAATCGTTCACACTATCAGAGCAGCTACTCAAGGATATTATTGTATGGGGGCAAGAGGAGGGAGAATTTACTTCAGAATATGATGCCGGTGTACTGGCGGAACATCTGCATACTGTGTGTGTTGGGTTAAGGGTAATGACAAGAACCTCCATTCCCAAAGAAAAATTACACCGTATAGCCAATTTATCGATAAAACTTTTAGATAAATAG
- a CDS encoding SDR family oxidoreductase: protein MKISEQIVFVTGANRGFGRHLALELLSRGAKVYAGARNPESIDIPGVIPVKLDITNPQEVAAAAMVAKDVTLLINNAGSSTGASLIDGDLDKIHLEFNTHFFGTLSMVRTFAPILANNGGGTILNILSALSWVSSGTVGAYTAAKAAEWALTNDLRLNLYPQNVRVAGLHVGFMETDMTSSLEVPKSNPEDIAKIAIDGLESDSFEIVADDVSRKVQKGLAGGVSALYPHLS, encoded by the coding sequence ATGAAAATTTCTGAACAAATCGTATTTGTAACGGGCGCGAACCGAGGTTTTGGACGCCATTTAGCACTTGAACTTCTATCCAGAGGGGCTAAGGTTTATGCGGGTGCAAGAAATCCGGAGTCCATTGACATTCCCGGTGTAATTCCTGTGAAGCTTGATATTACCAACCCTCAAGAGGTAGCTGCAGCCGCTATGGTTGCTAAGGATGTTACGCTTTTGATCAACAATGCAGGATCGTCTACAGGTGCTTCTTTGATTGACGGTGATCTCGATAAAATACATTTGGAGTTTAATACGCATTTCTTTGGCACACTTTCCATGGTTCGAACTTTCGCACCGATTTTAGCAAATAATGGGGGAGGAACGATTCTGAATATTCTTTCCGCATTATCTTGGGTCAGTTCGGGAACTGTTGGCGCTTATACAGCTGCAAAAGCGGCAGAGTGGGCATTGACAAACGACCTACGTTTAAATCTCTATCCTCAAAATGTGAGAGTAGCTGGATTACATGTAGGCTTCATGGAGACAGACATGACATCGAGCTTAGAAGTTCCCAAATCCAACCCTGAGGATATCGCAAAAATTGCTATTGATGGATTAGAATCCGACAGCTTTGAAATTGTTGCTGATGATGTGAGCCGAAAGGTTCAGAAAGGTCTGGCTGGGGGAGTCTCGGCTCTATACCCACATCTCTCCTAA